The DNA region GTACTAGTAAAGGAATCCTAGCAACACAACGTGGCACTAAATATTACTACTCCACTCCAGTAGCATTGCCAACTCTTTCCAGGAAGGTGAGGTGAGCCACCCATCAGCAATCATGTGAATTTGACGTGCTTGTCTTTGTTCATAGACAAAGTGCACAATAATCACACACTTCCCTTTTCTATGTTCTTATCTGCTTCCACTATTATAGCATCACCTCACCCTACCACCATACAGTCCCCATGTTCCTTTCTTCTATATCAGTATCAATTTCGCATATGGCTGAATTCATATAACCTTAATAGCCATATTCACCAGATTTACAATTGATATAACTATCAAGATCTCCAGCTTTGGAATGAATTTCACATATCATCGGTCTCAGAATTTGAAGGTACAATAGATATCTTTCTATGGCTGCACAAAATTTGAATGAATTCCTGATATGATTGTTCTTAGAAGAGCTTGGATACGGTTTCCAGAACGAAGATCCATGTCACAAGACGGTATCTTCCTATAGCTTTTTGTCTCTGAAAGCATCCATATAGGCTTACTTTCCTCATAGGTCATTATATTTCGTGCCATGTATGATCTTTTAAAGGGCCTTATATTTTAAAGTATAAAGAAAGTCAAGATTATTCTCAAAGGTTCAGCAGATGGCTTTCTATGGGTACAATGATGATGCTGGTGAGTGCCACTGGACTCCTAATTTCAGTGTCCCTTATGATTATGATGCTTTTCCAACTCAGTCTTCAATATCATATTCTTCCTATGGATATAGCAACTCAGAACAAATTGAGCAGAGTACTAATTACAATTACTACTACACTAATCAAATGCATCCAGAATTAAGTTACTCTGTTCACAACTCTACTGAGCCTATAGTTATCCAATATGAAAAGGGTGCTAATTCATTGGAGACAAGAACTATAACTTCTTGTTCAACCAAAGAACAGGATGACACTGTGTTTGAAGAATATGATCCAACCCCTTATGGTGGTGGCTATGACATGGCTCAAACTTATGGCAAACCCCTTCTTCCCTCCAATGAAATATGTTATCCTCCTTCGATTCCTGAACCTAATCGACTTCCCTTAGATGGTTTCGACTATGGAACAATTCGTTCACCCTATGTAAACCACGGCGATAAGGTAGAAAAACCTCAGGACCAAAGCAAGGAGATAGATGTCAAAGACGAGCAAAAATCTTTATCTGGTTTGCAAGAAAAAGACATTCTTGAAAAACCAATAGAACAGCCTCAACAAGATCAAGATTTTGTTGTTGGAAATGGGACTACTGGGGGAAAAACCATTCTTGAGGATGATATTCTTGAAAAACCAGTAGAACCTCCTCAACAAGATCAAGATTTTGTAATTGGAAATGGGACTATAGGGGAATATGGATATGATTATGGGAGGCAATTGCAACAAATTCCTTATGGTTCAGGTTTGGAAGCTATGGATATATGTGAGTGCTTATTTGGTTACTGGCCTTGCATAGCTAAGGAAACTCAGAGAAGAAACTGTAACCATGTAAATAGTGCTGAAGAGAACAGGAATGAGCTCTGGGAATGTACTGCAGGTTATCTTTTTGGGAATCCCTATGGATATGGTGGTGATGGAAGAGATCAAAGATATGGGGATTCTGCTTATGTTAATCAAAACTACTACTACCAGCCACAACTTTAATGTATGATTGATTGGTAAGAAATACCATATCCAATCCATTCAACAATAATTGGAGTAGGTCATACCTCATTTACAATTTGGTAATAGTTCTTTGGACAGTTCTGTGCTGTTTAAAGCATAAGTCTGAAGTTAACGTAATTCAAGGACCAGTAATAAAAACTACTCCGTAGAGAATATCTAGACATTTCCCTTTCTCTCGGTCAAATATTAAGATAATCTTTAAAATTCTTGTATATCTTGCTGTAATTAGGCTGTGTagctttttcccttctttttttttggttggttattatcattattgtcATTGCTATTATTTTGGTCTTCAAATTATTGATATCTTCTAATTTTAAACCTTGATACACCTGGCTGAACTCAAGAAAAAAGTTGGGAGATGGGATCTTGGAACTGAGAGGGGACATAGACGTCCTATAGAAGGAAATGTACTCTGGTTGCATTAAGAAAGTAGCAACTGAAGTGTTAGGTGTGTCTGGAGTTTTAGGATCCCGACCACAGGAATTCTGATGGTGGGATGAGTAGGTACCAAATAAGTTACtaaatctaaaa from Lycium ferocissimum isolate CSIRO_LF1 chromosome 2, AGI_CSIRO_Lferr_CH_V1, whole genome shotgun sequence includes:
- the LOC132047781 gene encoding uncharacterized protein LOC132047781, which translates into the protein MAFYGYNDDAGECHWTPNFSVPYDYDAFPTQSSISYSSYGYSNSEQIEQSTNYNYYYTNQMHPELSYSVHNSTEPIVIQYEKGANSLETRTITSCSTKEQDDTVFEEYDPTPYGGGYDMAQTYGKPLLPSNEICYPPSIPEPNRLPLDGFDYGTIRSPYVNHGDKVEKPQDQSKEIDVKDEQKSLSGLQEKDILEKPIEQPQQDQDFVVGNGTTGGKTILEDDILEKPVEPPQQDQDFVIGNGTIGEYGYDYGRQLQQIPYGSGLEAMDICECLFGYWPCIAKETQRRNCNHVNSAEENRNELWECTAGYLFGNPYGYGGDGRDQRYGDSAYVNQNYYYQPQL